From Cellulomonas chengniuliangii, the proteins below share one genomic window:
- a CDS encoding RHS repeat-associated core domain-containing protein, which translates to MAYTEQVAYPNDVVTSYDRDDAGQTLGITVAGNGFDLLELAYGYTDAGLLADQATTRSTQSRAPPTSATTSSDFAWDGLGRIEQITGDNAGAFAFDAAGSVTALADGRTLAYDSARQVTTLATPATGSVPATTTAYAYDARGNRATATTDTGPTAGTVGHTYNQANQLTSVTGLDGTTTSYTYAATGLRATATTGTVVEQYTWDALAGIPLLLTDVSHAYVYGNGSTPLAQVDLGDASVDYLHTDALGSVRSTTDHTGSVTSDADYDAYGVPQAVTDVLCAVITRFGYAGEYTDPTGYLYLRARYYDPASAQFLTRDPLEATTGNPYGYTDGNPLQFTDPLGLDWWNPGTWTGATWDNVSLGLGVAGAIVTATGVGAPVGAALIALSLGANAGAMAANYSEGNCVAAAMGIVGFIPGIGKVGGKIGAAAAGTAVARGGSVAAKTARTGADDVLNGVRLRAQLTGEEISGGHAFQKHVNDQGSSQGSRRGHSLPPTSRMWC; encoded by the coding sequence GTGGCCTACACCGAGCAGGTCGCCTATCCCAACGATGTCGTGACGTCCTACGACCGCGACGACGCCGGCCAGACCCTGGGCATCACCGTCGCCGGGAATGGGTTCGACCTGCTCGAGCTCGCCTACGGGTACACCGACGCTGGGCTTCTGGCCGACCAGGCCACCACCCGTTCCACCCAGTCTCGTGCGCCACCGACCTCGGCGACCACCAGCAGCGACTTCGCCTGGGACGGGCTCGGGCGGATCGAGCAGATCACCGGCGACAACGCTGGCGCGTTCGCCTTCGACGCGGCCGGATCGGTCACGGCCCTGGCCGACGGGCGGACCCTCGCCTACGACTCCGCCCGCCAGGTCACCACCTTGGCCACGCCCGCCACCGGCTCAGTCCCTGCGACGACGACGGCGTACGCGTACGACGCCCGCGGCAACCGGGCCACCGCCACCACCGACACCGGCCCGACCGCCGGGACCGTCGGGCACACCTACAACCAGGCCAACCAGCTCACCTCAGTCACCGGCCTGGACGGGACCACCACCAGCTACACGTACGCCGCGACCGGGCTTCGCGCCACCGCCACCACCGGCACGGTCGTCGAGCAGTACACCTGGGACGCCCTCGCTGGCATCCCGCTGCTGCTCACCGACGTGTCCCACGCCTACGTGTACGGCAACGGCAGCACCCCGCTTGCCCAGGTCGACCTGGGCGACGCGTCCGTCGATTACCTGCACACCGACGCCCTCGGCTCCGTGCGCAGCACCACCGACCACACCGGCTCGGTCACCTCGGACGCCGACTACGACGCCTACGGAGTCCCCCAGGCCGTCACCGACGTGCTCTGCGCGGTGATCACCCGGTTCGGATACGCCGGGGAGTACACCGACCCCACCGGATACCTCTACCTCCGCGCCCGCTACTACGACCCCGCCAGCGCACAATTCCTCACCCGCGACCCCCTCGAAGCCACCACCGGCAACCCCTACGGATACACCGACGGCAACCCACTGCAATTCACCGACCCCCTCGGCCTCGACTGGTGGAACCCGGGCACGTGGACGGGCGCGACCTGGGACAACGTGTCTCTGGGACTTGGGGTTGCCGGCGCAATTGTGACGGCCACGGGAGTCGGCGCCCCAGTGGGCGCCGCGCTCATCGCGCTCTCGCTAGGTGCCAACGCCGGCGCTATGGCCGCAAACTACAGCGAAGGCAACTGCGTCGCTGCGGCGATGGGCATCGTCGGCTTCATTCCCGGCATAGGCAAGGTCGGCGGCAAGATCGGCGCCGCCGCCGCGGGAACGGCGGTTGCGCGCGGCGGCAGCGTTGCCGCAAAAACCGCACGCACAGGAGCTGACGATGTCCTGAACGGTGTGCGTCTACGGGCGCAGCTGACGGGCGAGGAGATCTCGGGCGGCCACGCGTTCCAGAAGCACGTGAACGATCAAGGGAGTTCCCAGGGATCACGACGAGGCCACAGTTTGCCTCCCACATCGAGGATGTGGTGCTGA
- a CDS encoding type II toxin-antitoxin system PemK/MazF family toxin, protein MRRGDLYLADLGDPVGHEQALVRPVLILSAQPWLDSRPPVVTVVPLTRTRRDAPTHVEVEPGPSGLVATSYIKCEDLRAISPARLSRRFGVIEEFALLRVEMITRRLLGLA, encoded by the coding sequence GTGAGGCGCGGCGACCTCTACCTCGCTGACCTCGGGGACCCTGTCGGGCACGAGCAGGCTCTCGTCCGGCCAGTCCTGATTCTGTCTGCACAACCGTGGCTGGACTCGCGGCCACCTGTCGTCACCGTCGTCCCCCTCACCCGGACGCGGCGCGACGCGCCGACGCATGTCGAGGTGGAGCCGGGCCCTTCTGGTCTGGTGGCGACCAGCTACATCAAGTGCGAGGACCTCCGCGCGATCTCTCCTGCGCGGCTCAGTCGCCGATTCGGCGTCATCGAGGAGTTCGCCCTGCTCCGCGTGGAGATGATCACGCGCCGCCTGCTCGGGCTGGCGTGA
- a CDS encoding response regulator has protein sequence MTGSRVLVVDDEPGLVRALAINLRAHGWEVATGTDGAQALDLAASWHPDVVLLDLGLPDIPGLDVIAGIRGWSRVPIVVLSARQHGEDKVDALDAGADDYVTKPFAMNELLARLRAAVRRAAPGDATEAVVVAGELEIDLARRRVLRAGAEVRLSPTEWAIVEVLVRNRGRLVSREQLLREVWGPAYTSETGYLRVYTAQLRRKLEADPSNPRHLRTQPGMGYVFEV, from the coding sequence ATGACCGGCTCAAGGGTGCTCGTGGTGGACGACGAACCGGGACTGGTGCGCGCCCTCGCCATCAACCTTCGCGCGCACGGCTGGGAGGTCGCGACCGGCACCGACGGCGCGCAGGCCCTCGACCTCGCGGCGTCGTGGCACCCGGACGTGGTGCTGCTCGACCTGGGGCTGCCCGACATCCCCGGGCTCGACGTCATCGCCGGCATCCGCGGCTGGAGCCGGGTGCCGATCGTCGTGCTCTCCGCCCGGCAGCACGGCGAGGACAAGGTCGACGCCCTCGACGCCGGCGCCGACGACTACGTCACCAAGCCCTTCGCCATGAACGAGCTGCTCGCCCGGCTGCGGGCCGCCGTGCGCCGCGCGGCGCCCGGTGACGCCACCGAGGCCGTCGTCGTCGCGGGCGAGCTCGAGATCGACCTGGCCCGGCGGCGGGTCCTGCGCGCCGGCGCCGAGGTCCGGCTCAGCCCCACCGAGTGGGCCATCGTCGAGGTGCTCGTCCGCAACCGCGGCCGCCTCGTCTCCCGCGAGCAGCTGCTCCGCGAGGTGTGGGGCCCGGCCTACACGTCCGAGACCGGGTACCTGCGCGTCTACACCGCGCAGCTGCGGCGCAAGCTCGAGGCGGACCCGTCCAACCCGCGCCACCTGCGGACCCAGCCGGGCATGGGGTACGTGTTCGAGGTGTGA
- a CDS encoding RHS repeat-associated core domain-containing protein, giving the protein MTDWADRDYTYTYDADGRTERDDAGQTLGITVAGSGIDLLELAYGYTDAGLLADQTTTRSTQSRAPPTTATTSSDFAWDDLGRIEQITGDDAGTFTFDAAGSVTTLADGRTLTYDTARQLTTLATPAADATSVTTTAFAYDARGNRATATTDAGPTAGTVGHTYNQANQLTSVTGRDGTTTSYTYAATGLRATATTGTAVEQYTWDTLAGIPLQLTDATHAYVYGNGSTPLAQVDLADASIDYLHTDALGSVRSTTDQTGTVTSDADYDAYGVPQAVTDVLCAVITRFGYAGEYADPTGYLYLRARYYDPTTAQFISVDRLVDSTLDAYGYADGNPLQRVDPTGLSAMMLNPRRSTWLLGAPTGNDSCSPYTAGGLGDSYRGLFVGAGAGVTAADTAAFALAYHTRAASEAGRNLANYRWQGSPVSQGTASASGRVLSSYSHPGSRATMNSVGKGGAVRAIGGGVGIVGAGLGGVQAYSDSIGAGEGSSMAAARASAAVAGGGMGLLAGMAAGSLVGSAVGSVVPGLGTVAGFVVGAAFGTAGAWLGQRGLNAMQDHIYY; this is encoded by the coding sequence GTGACCGACTGGGCTGACCGGGACTACACCTACACCTACGACGCGGACGGCCGCACCGAGCGCGACGACGCCGGCCAGACCCTGGGAATCACCGTGGCGGGGAGTGGGATCGACCTGCTCGAGCTCGCCTACGGGTACACCGACGCCGGGCTCCTGGCCGACCAGACCACCACCCGCTCCACCCAGTCCCGCGCACCACCGACCACGGCGACCACCAGCAGCGACTTCGCCTGGGACGACCTCGGGCGGATCGAGCAGATCACCGGCGACGACGCCGGCACGTTCACCTTCGACGCCGCTGGATCGGTGACGACCCTGGCCGACGGCCGCACCCTCACCTACGACACCGCCCGCCAGCTCACGACCCTGGCCACCCCCGCCGCGGACGCGACCTCGGTAACGACGACGGCGTTCGCGTACGACGCCCGCGGCAACCGGGCTACTGCCACCACCGACGCCGGCCCGACCGCGGGGACCGTCGGGCACACCTACAACCAGGCCAACCAGCTCACCTCAGTCACCGGCCGCGACGGGACCACCACCAGTTACACGTACGCCGCCACCGGGCTCCGCGCCACCGCGACCACCGGCACAGCCGTCGAGCAGTACACCTGGGACACCCTCGCCGGCATCCCGCTACAGCTCACCGACGCGACCCACGCCTACGTGTACGGCAACGGCAGCACCCCGCTCGCCCAGGTCGACCTGGCCGACGCGTCCATCGACTACCTGCACACCGACGCCCTCGGCTCCGTCCGCAGCACCACCGACCAGACCGGCACGGTCACCTCGGACGCCGACTACGACGCCTACGGAGTCCCGCAGGCCGTCACCGACGTGCTCTGCGCGGTGATCACCCGGTTCGGGTACGCCGGGGAGTACGCCGACCCCACCGGCTACCTCTACCTCCGAGCCCGCTACTACGACCCCACCACCGCCCAGTTCATTTCTGTGGACCGTCTTGTTGATAGCACGCTCGATGCTTACGGCTACGCCGATGGCAATCCGCTTCAGCGAGTCGACCCAACAGGTCTTAGCGCCATGATGTTGAACCCCAGAAGGAGCACATGGTTGTTGGGTGCGCCAACGGGAAACGATTCCTGCTCCCCTTACACTGCTGGGGGGCTGGGAGATTCGTATCGCGGTCTGTTCGTTGGCGCCGGGGCCGGTGTGACGGCTGCCGATACTGCTGCGTTTGCTTTGGCCTATCACACCCGCGCGGCAAGTGAGGCGGGCAGAAACTTGGCCAATTATCGGTGGCAGGGGAGTCCTGTAAGTCAGGGCACCGCGTCCGCGAGTGGGCGAGTCTTGTCTTCATACTCCCATCCCGGCTCTCGTGCGACGATGAATTCTGTTGGAAAGGGCGGTGCGGTGCGCGCGATCGGCGGCGGGGTGGGCATTGTCGGCGCGGGTTTAGGCGGGGTTCAGGCGTACAGTGATTCTATTGGTGCTGGCGAAGGCTCTAGCATGGCCGCAGCACGAGCGTCGGCGGCCGTGGCAGGTGGAGGCATGGGTCTCCTTGCGGGCATGGCCGCCGGCTCACTCGTCGGCTCGGCCGTGGGCAGCGTGGTGCCGGGCCTCGGGACCGTGGCGGGGTTCGTTGTCGGCGCAGCTTTCGGGACTGCGGGCGCATGGTTAGGGCAACGCGGCTTAAATGCAATGCAGGATCACATTTACTACTGA
- a CDS encoding type B 50S ribosomal protein L31: MKKDIHPDYHPVVFRDVSGEFAFLTRSTATPSKTIVWEDGNTYPLVDIEISSATHPFYTGQSRVVDTAGRVEKFRQRYGDRGSKGAAQTAAPETPAPEASDSDDA, encoded by the coding sequence ATGAAGAAGGACATCCACCCCGACTACCACCCGGTCGTCTTCCGCGACGTGTCTGGCGAGTTCGCCTTCCTGACGCGGTCCACGGCGACGCCGTCGAAGACCATCGTCTGGGAGGACGGCAATACCTACCCACTGGTCGATATTGAGATCTCGAGCGCGACGCACCCGTTCTACACGGGGCAGTCGCGCGTGGTGGACACCGCCGGGCGTGTGGAGAAGTTCCGGCAGCGCTACGGCGACCGGGGCAGCAAGGGCGCCGCGCAGACGGCTGCCCCCGAGACTCCGGCCCCCGAGGCCTCCGACTCCGACGACGCCTGA
- a CDS encoding GyrI-like domain-containing protein: MSQPRVEHRDAQPYVGIHQATTMTTFDKVVERLDQLVVWLAAAGVEPSGPPFIRYHVIDMDRELLVEAGLPVPQALEGSGEVVAGVLPAGEYATVTHEGHPDELVEATGGLLAWAEQEGLEFDRWDDPRGDAWGCRVESYLTDPDEQPDMSRWQTELFFRLADPAR, encoded by the coding sequence ATGTCCCAGCCCCGCGTCGAGCACCGCGACGCCCAGCCCTACGTGGGCATCCACCAGGCCACCACCATGACCACGTTCGACAAGGTCGTCGAGCGGCTCGACCAGCTGGTGGTCTGGCTGGCCGCAGCCGGCGTGGAGCCGTCAGGGCCGCCGTTCATCCGGTACCACGTGATCGACATGGACCGCGAGCTGCTGGTGGAGGCGGGCCTGCCCGTGCCGCAGGCGCTTGAGGGCTCGGGCGAGGTGGTCGCCGGCGTGCTGCCCGCCGGGGAGTACGCCACGGTGACCCACGAGGGACACCCCGACGAGCTGGTCGAGGCGACGGGTGGCCTCCTGGCCTGGGCGGAGCAGGAAGGGCTCGAGTTCGACCGGTGGGACGACCCGCGCGGCGACGCCTGGGGGTGCCGGGTCGAGAGCTACCTGACGGACCCGGACGAGCAGCCCGACATGAGCCGCTGGCAGACCGAGCTGTTCTTCCGGCTGGCCGATCCGGCGCGCTGA
- a CDS encoding DUF2277 domain-containing protein, whose protein sequence is MCRNIRTLHNFEPAASDDEVHAAALQYVRKISGSTTPSQANRAAFDRAVAEIAHITQHLLDDLVTTAPPKDREVEAAKAKARSAQRFAPV, encoded by the coding sequence ATGTGCCGGAACATCCGAACCCTCCACAACTTCGAGCCCGCCGCCTCGGACGACGAGGTGCACGCCGCGGCGCTGCAGTACGTGCGGAAGATCAGCGGGTCCACCACCCCGTCGCAGGCGAACCGCGCCGCGTTCGACCGCGCCGTGGCTGAGATCGCGCACATCACCCAGCACCTGCTCGACGACCTCGTGACCACCGCGCCGCCCAAGGACCGCGAGGTCGAGGCGGCCAAGGCGAAGGCGCGCAGCGCGCAGCGGTTCGCCCCGGTCTGA
- a CDS encoding phosphodiesterase: MNHRVAEHPRPHHVLWHLSDTHLVGDGPLYGAVDATARLRQVLAEAEASGARPDAIVVTGDLADKGEPDAYALLRAVMEPVAERLGALVVWAMGNHDDRAGVRHALLGEPATDDPIDRVDEVDGLRIVTLDTSVPGHHHGEIRQSQLDWLARVLSDPAPHGTILALHHPPVPSVLDLAVLVELRDQHRLADVLRGTDVRTVLAGHLHYSTTAMFAGIPVSVASATCYTQDLNVAAGGGLRGRDGAQGFNLVHVYDDTIVHSVVPLGTGLTVGEPVTPEEATRRLAAAGVVIPEPLTERPVVGAGGSRAGAAVRRG; this comes from the coding sequence ATGAACCACCGCGTAGCCGAGCACCCTCGCCCGCACCATGTGCTCTGGCACCTGAGCGACACCCACCTGGTCGGTGACGGCCCGCTGTACGGCGCCGTCGACGCGACCGCGCGGCTGCGGCAGGTGCTGGCCGAGGCCGAGGCGTCCGGCGCCCGTCCGGACGCGATCGTCGTCACGGGCGACCTGGCTGACAAGGGCGAGCCCGACGCGTACGCGCTGCTGCGGGCGGTCATGGAGCCCGTCGCCGAGCGGCTCGGCGCGCTCGTCGTATGGGCCATGGGCAACCACGACGACAGGGCGGGCGTCCGCCACGCGCTGCTGGGCGAGCCGGCCACCGACGACCCGATCGACCGCGTCGACGAGGTGGATGGCCTGCGCATCGTCACCCTCGACACCAGCGTGCCGGGCCACCACCACGGCGAGATCCGCCAGTCGCAGCTGGACTGGCTCGCCCGGGTGCTGAGCGATCCAGCCCCGCACGGCACCATCCTCGCGCTGCACCACCCGCCGGTGCCCAGCGTGCTGGACCTCGCGGTGCTCGTCGAGCTGCGCGACCAGCACCGCCTGGCCGACGTGCTGCGCGGTACCGACGTGCGCACCGTGCTCGCCGGGCACCTGCACTATTCGACGACCGCGATGTTCGCGGGCATCCCCGTGTCGGTCGCGTCGGCCACCTGCTACACGCAGGACCTCAACGTGGCGGCGGGCGGCGGCCTGCGGGGACGCGACGGCGCGCAGGGCTTCAACTTGGTGCACGTGTACGACGACACGATCGTGCACTCGGTGGTCCCGCTCGGCACAGGCCTGACGGTGGGGGAGCCGGTGACGCCCGAGGAGGCGACCCGGCGCCTGGCCGCCGCGGGCGTCGTCATCCCGGAGCCGCTCACCGAGCGGCCCGTCGTGGGAGCGGGTGGCTCCCGCGCGGGGGCGGCCGTCAGGCGGGGCTGA
- a CDS encoding DUF4118 domain-containing protein has product MTVYLGAAPGVGKTYAMLDEAHRRLSRGTDVVVGLVETHGRPATAALLDGLEIVPRRAVAYRDQEFAELDVDAVLKRAPQVVLVDELAHTNVPGVEHAKRWQDVHDLLDAGIDVVTTVNVQHLESLNDVVEAITGVRQRETVPDHVVRDADQVQLVDLSPQALRRRLAHGNVYRAEQIDASLSSYFRVGNLTALRELALLWLADRVDDALTAYRRDHSIDEPWPARERVVVAVTGGPEGETLIRRGARITQRSAGAELLAVHVLPTDGLPGAAPGAIAAQRALVEQLGGAFHTVVGEDVATAVVDFARGVNATMIVVGVSRRSRWREALSESNGVEIARLAENIDVHLMTHEKARAGRGPKRRGSLLSRRRTVGGWLLAVLGTTALTMLLRPVDGRLGLPTELVLFLALTVAVALTGGLWPAVFSAVAGFFALNYFFTDPTGRLTVASPENALALVVFVLVAAAVASVVDLAARRTGQAFRARAEASALAAVSRSVLSGQDSAQALVERLRETFLLESVALLEREPGRGGERGRAAWRALATDGPAPALAPDDAQTVVAIDDTRVLALGGRVLPASDRRVLDAFASQAGAVLEHRRLRQEADRVHALQQADAARSALLGAVSHDLRTPLATIRAAVDGLTSPDVRLDAEDTAALVGALGASTARLERLIDNLLDLSRLQTGSVRPVLRPTSLDEVVPLALEGLDPGHVELDVPEDLPLVSTDPGLLERVVANVVGNAARHAPPGTRVRVAGSATRRSVELRVIDTGAGLSDELKDQMFEPFQRLGDTSPGGLGLGLAVAQGLAEAVGAELAAEDTPGGGLTMVLTVPRAEEGV; this is encoded by the coding sequence CTGACCGTCTACCTCGGCGCCGCCCCGGGCGTCGGCAAGACCTACGCGATGCTCGACGAGGCCCACCGGCGCCTGTCGCGCGGCACCGACGTCGTCGTCGGGCTGGTCGAGACGCACGGCCGACCGGCCACCGCCGCGCTCCTCGACGGGCTCGAGATCGTGCCGCGTCGCGCCGTCGCCTACCGCGACCAGGAGTTCGCCGAGCTCGACGTCGACGCCGTGCTCAAGCGCGCGCCGCAGGTGGTGCTCGTCGACGAGCTCGCGCACACCAACGTGCCGGGAGTCGAGCACGCCAAGCGATGGCAGGACGTGCACGACCTGCTCGACGCGGGGATCGACGTGGTCACCACGGTGAACGTGCAGCACCTCGAGTCGCTCAACGACGTGGTCGAGGCCATCACCGGGGTCCGGCAGCGCGAGACGGTGCCCGATCACGTGGTGCGCGACGCCGACCAGGTGCAGCTCGTGGACCTCTCGCCGCAGGCGCTGCGGCGTCGACTGGCGCACGGCAACGTGTACCGGGCCGAGCAGATCGACGCGTCGCTGTCCTCCTACTTCCGGGTGGGCAACCTGACCGCGCTACGCGAGCTGGCGCTGCTGTGGCTCGCCGACCGGGTCGACGACGCGCTGACCGCCTACCGCCGCGACCACAGCATCGACGAGCCGTGGCCCGCACGGGAGCGGGTGGTGGTCGCGGTCACCGGCGGCCCGGAGGGCGAGACGCTCATCCGGCGCGGCGCGCGGATCACGCAGCGATCGGCCGGCGCGGAGCTGCTCGCCGTGCACGTGCTGCCCACCGACGGGCTGCCCGGCGCCGCCCCTGGCGCGATCGCCGCCCAGCGCGCGCTCGTCGAACAGCTCGGCGGCGCGTTCCACACGGTGGTCGGAGAGGACGTCGCCACCGCGGTGGTCGACTTCGCCCGCGGGGTCAACGCCACGATGATCGTGGTCGGCGTCTCGCGGCGCAGCCGATGGCGCGAGGCGCTCTCCGAGAGCAACGGGGTGGAGATCGCCCGGCTCGCCGAGAACATCGACGTGCACCTGATGACCCATGAGAAGGCCCGCGCCGGGCGGGGGCCGAAGCGTCGCGGCTCGCTGCTGTCCCGGCGGCGGACCGTCGGCGGCTGGCTGCTGGCGGTGCTGGGCACCACGGCGCTCACGATGCTGCTGCGCCCAGTCGACGGCCGCCTCGGGCTGCCCACCGAACTCGTGCTCTTCCTCGCGCTGACCGTCGCGGTGGCGCTGACCGGGGGGCTGTGGCCGGCGGTGTTCAGCGCGGTGGCCGGGTTCTTCGCCCTCAACTACTTCTTCACCGACCCCACCGGCCGGCTCACCGTCGCCTCACCCGAGAACGCGCTCGCGCTCGTGGTGTTCGTGCTGGTCGCGGCGGCCGTCGCTTCCGTCGTCGACCTCGCGGCACGGCGCACGGGGCAGGCGTTCCGGGCCCGCGCGGAGGCGTCGGCGCTCGCGGCGGTGTCCCGGTCGGTGCTCTCGGGCCAGGACTCGGCCCAGGCCCTCGTCGAACGGCTGCGGGAGACGTTCCTGCTCGAATCGGTCGCCCTGCTCGAGCGAGAGCCAGGCCGGGGCGGCGAACGGGGGCGGGCGGCGTGGCGCGCGCTCGCCACCGACGGCCCCGCCCCGGCCCTCGCCCCCGACGACGCGCAGACCGTGGTCGCGATCGACGACACGCGCGTGCTCGCCCTGGGCGGCCGGGTGCTGCCCGCGAGCGACCGGCGCGTGCTCGACGCGTTCGCCTCGCAGGCGGGGGCCGTGCTCGAGCATCGGCGCCTGCGGCAGGAGGCCGACCGGGTGCACGCGCTGCAGCAGGCCGACGCCGCCCGGTCCGCCCTGCTGGGCGCCGTGTCGCACGACCTGCGCACCCCCCTCGCGACGATCCGCGCCGCCGTCGACGGCCTCACCTCGCCCGACGTGCGGCTCGACGCGGAGGACACGGCCGCGCTCGTGGGAGCCCTCGGCGCCTCGACAGCCCGGCTCGAACGGCTCATCGACAACCTGCTCGACCTGTCCCGCCTGCAGACGGGCAGCGTGCGGCCCGTGCTGCGCCCCACGAGCCTCGACGAGGTGGTGCCGCTCGCGCTCGAAGGCCTCGACCCGGGGCACGTCGAGCTCGACGTGCCCGAGGACCTGCCGCTCGTGAGCACCGACCCGGGCCTGCTCGAACGCGTCGTCGCGAACGTCGTGGGCAACGCGGCCCGGCACGCGCCGCCTGGAACCCGGGTGCGCGTCGCCGGATCGGCCACCCGCCGCAGCGTCGAACTGCGTGTGATCGACACCGGCGCCGGGCTCTCCGACGAGCTCAAGGACCAGATGTTCGAACCGTTCCAGCGGTTGGGGGACACCTCTCCGGGCGGCCTCGGCCTCGGGCTCGCCGTCGCGCAAGGCCTGGCCGAGGCGGTCGGCGCCGAGCTCGCCGCCGAGGACACCCCCGGCGGCGGCCTCACCATGGTGCTGACCGTGCCGCGCGCCGAGGAGGGCGTATGA
- a CDS encoding stealth family protein: protein MRAVGSHRVAPPSRSTIGLAIATIPAPRDVYLAPPETDVEPALPVTAASRARLRERGDLVRLKGRYCLVNDSLTPHAAMVEDLLFVRDALDRAGIDCLLVRGNDERPVIAVDRADRKALRAALTSACADEPFYVKPLDAKAPTLLVADGALSTTSKARAFRLYRPRVCLNGGLRYGAATGVQIELWAFGDEDIVLPVENSLTRRTIHRDEAVRGQVERYGRTWSTIENMFAEHAADIRFDIDLVFSWVDGTDSAWQKARAARMQSYVVGEGDDSEARFRQIDELRYALRSVHMFAPWVRRIFVASDSPKPAWLADHPSVTFVRSEEFFTDTSVLPTHNSQAVESQLHHIPGLAEHFLYSNDDMFFGRAVSPAMFFSPGGITKFIEASTRIGLGENNEVRSGFENAARVNRRLLNERFGRVTTRHLEHAATPLRRSVMAELEAEFPAEFAATAASPFRASSNISVTNSLYHYYALLTGHAVAQENARVKYVDTTSRAGLADMTSLLASRDMDFFCLNDGSFPEIDADLRTRAVTEFLEQYYPIAAPWEKPVDGGAVVSPA, encoded by the coding sequence ATGAGAGCTGTCGGATCGCACCGTGTGGCGCCCCCCTCCCGCTCGACCATCGGACTCGCCATCGCCACCATCCCCGCCCCGCGTGACGTCTACCTCGCACCTCCCGAGACCGACGTCGAGCCCGCCCTGCCCGTCACGGCCGCCTCACGCGCGCGACTGCGGGAACGCGGCGACCTGGTCCGGCTCAAGGGGCGCTACTGCCTGGTCAACGACTCGTTGACCCCGCATGCGGCGATGGTCGAGGACCTGCTGTTCGTGCGCGACGCCCTGGACCGGGCCGGCATCGACTGCCTGCTGGTGCGCGGCAACGACGAGCGCCCGGTGATCGCGGTGGACCGGGCAGACCGCAAGGCCCTGCGCGCGGCGCTGACCAGCGCGTGCGCTGACGAGCCGTTCTACGTCAAGCCGCTCGACGCGAAGGCGCCGACGCTGCTGGTCGCCGACGGCGCGCTGTCCACCACGTCGAAGGCCCGAGCGTTCCGGCTCTACCGGCCGCGCGTGTGCCTCAACGGCGGCCTGCGGTACGGCGCCGCGACGGGCGTGCAGATCGAGCTGTGGGCGTTCGGCGACGAGGACATCGTCCTGCCCGTCGAGAACTCCCTGACCCGCCGCACCATCCACCGCGACGAGGCGGTGCGCGGCCAGGTGGAGCGGTACGGGCGCACCTGGTCGACCATCGAGAACATGTTCGCCGAGCACGCCGCGGACATCAGGTTCGACATCGACCTGGTGTTCTCGTGGGTGGACGGCACCGACAGCGCCTGGCAGAAGGCCCGCGCCGCGCGCATGCAGAGCTACGTGGTGGGCGAGGGCGACGACTCCGAGGCCCGGTTCCGGCAGATCGACGAGCTGCGGTACGCGCTGCGCTCGGTGCACATGTTCGCCCCGTGGGTGCGGCGCATCTTCGTGGCGAGCGACTCCCCCAAGCCGGCGTGGCTCGCCGACCACCCGTCGGTGACGTTCGTGCGCAGCGAGGAGTTCTTCACCGACACCTCGGTGCTGCCCACCCACAACTCGCAGGCCGTCGAGTCGCAGCTGCACCACATACCGGGCCTGGCAGAGCACTTCCTGTACTCGAACGACGACATGTTCTTCGGCCGCGCGGTGAGCCCGGCGATGTTCTTCTCCCCCGGCGGCATCACCAAGTTCATCGAGGCCAGCACCCGCATCGGGCTCGGGGAGAACAACGAGGTGCGCAGCGGCTTCGAGAACGCGGCCCGCGTCAACCGCCGGCTGCTCAACGAGCGCTTCGGCCGCGTCACCACCCGCCACCTCGAGCACGCCGCGACCCCGCTGCGCCGCAGCGTCATGGCCGAGCTCGAGGCCGAGTTCCCCGCGGAGTTCGCCGCCACCGCCGCCAGCCCGTTCCGGGCGAGCTCGAACATCTCGGTGACGAACTCGCTCTACCACTACTACGCCCTGCTCACCGGGCACGCCGTCGCGCAGGAGAACGCCCGCGTGAAGTACGTCGACACCACCTCGCGGGCCGGGCTCGCGGACATGACGTCGCTGCTCGCCTCGCGGGACATGGACTTCTTCTGCCTCAACGACGGCAGCTTCCCCGAGATCGACGCTGACCTGCGCACCCGGGCCGTGACGGAGTTCCTCGAGCAGTACTACCCGATCGCGGCGCCGTGGGAGAAGCCGGTGGACGGAGGGGCGGTCGTCAGCCCCGCCTGA